In Ornithodoros turicata isolate Travis chromosome 1, ASM3712646v1, whole genome shotgun sequence, the DNA window GGATGGTTTACATTTGTTGACAGAACTGCTTTGCAAAGGATGCGGTAAGCGTGTTAGTAACTTACCATCAATAACAGCTCCTTCTTCGAGGCACCATGAGCAGCCGAAGTAGCCATTAAACTGCTTCATATTTAGCAGAGCAGCTCTTGCTGGTGAGTCTACGGAACAACACGTTACGTAAACCCGTGATGATGTCGTCTCGCCGTCACAGTGCCACTTAATCCTTCCAATCTTGTTGAACGCTTCCACAAATGTCCTCATGAAAAGACGCATTGGTGGGTGGTTCTTTCCAAACCACAAGGCTCCAAGCAAAACGTCATGAAATCGTATATTGAAAGGCAGCTCGTTTAGGATCATCTGCACGGGCCATACACTGGACTTATTTGCGTTAAAGACTGGTGCTCCATCTGTATTCAGAGTCAATGTAATGTCGCTCCACTTCATCTTCAACTGGCGTCTAATGCTTTTATACATCCGTCCATTAGTGATGTCAGAGTAAATGCCATAAGGTGAGCTTGGAATGGTCCTCAGAGTCTCGTACAAGCGCTGAGTGTGGCGTCCGATTATATCATAAATTTGTCTCCGCATGTTGAAGATGAGAAAAAAGCATCCTTTTCTAATCAgttttttttcattccatgtGATGCTTGGCAGGTGATACACATGAAGGTCTGGGATCTCCGATTTGTTGTCTTCTTCCCAAGGCAGCCCATGCATGTTGGACAGAAAAAGTACGTGCAAAGTGATTTCATCCGGTCTTTCCACAATTTCCGAAACATGTACTTCGCATCGGGAACAGCATCTGCACCGCACAAGGTGTTCACAAGTTTGAGTAATCCCTCCACCTGTGACCATGACAGTCCCGCTTGAACAACGTACGCCAGTACGAGCAGCAGTGCTTGACCTTTTGTAATATTCTGATATGGTAAGGTCTCGGCAGAACATCTTTCAAAATAGCGTttctcctcagacgctttcagacatatgtcggcacagttcccctagaagtcggcccaggacgcacatttccccagggcgtcagtcgtgacgttgcccacatacgtgaggccgacaacggcaagcccttcaccaccaccaccaccaaaatagcgtttcaCCTCATCGTCGTCTGCGATAAAGTCATCATCATTGTCACTGTCTCTGTCACTGTCTGAGGATGGAGGATGGATGTCACTTCCAGTCGGGGAATCATCTTGGTCGATTCCTTCTCGACTGTGTGAATGTTCCACACTGTCCACGTCATTTTCAGATGATGTGTCGCTCAGATTGTCTTGTGATGTTTCAGCTGAGTGACGGCGTGGCTCCCACATTAACGGCACCTGGAGTTAGCACTTCACGCCTGCTGTCATCGCTGATGTCTACTTGGTTACAACTTTCTGAGTCGTTGGTTATGAATAGTCTGTTTTAGAATGTGACACGGCGCTCCGGACTCCAGGTACCGGCGTACCGTTTCGTCGGTTGTGCGCTCATCACCTTCACGCACCAAGCAATCGACGTCGAACGGTAGGGACAATACAACGCCGCAGTTGTCCAACTGACCAGACGTTGAGAAGACCCATACAGCCACTGGGTAAAAGGAAGCGAGAAATATTCAGGTTGCACGCTTGCTTGAAGACAAGATAGATAGCACAAAATGACCGACTTTTGTTCGCGCTGAAGTGATCGTTAAATGCAGTAATACCTGGATGGGAAAGAAAGCGCAACAGCAGAAGGCAAATGGCAGCAAAATGGGCAATCACAGTGAGTGCAGCGCTCCCATAACCTCAAATGTAATTTAAAACTCGTCACTATTACGTAATGTGCGCAGTGAGCTCGTaaagttgtttttcttttctgtttggcacttgttctcttttcttttcacgtACATAGCCTTCCAGTACGCTTTAGTTTGCTTCAGCTTCGACCTTCAACATGTTCAACATCCCACTAAACTTAAAATTGGTTGCGCCACCTACGTTTTAAAGCATCCATCTTTCTTGCAAGGTGCTGTCACGGCTTATGTGATTAGCTGGCGCACCGCCATTTGTCTACAACCTGTTGTGgtgcaagagagaaactgatgctctgaggctggaacaacatagaagggacagatacaaacacaGCCTCAAAATGCGTATggatgtgtgtatgagtgagcaaaaaaatgtaagagtgaaaggagggtgagtgagagtgagtggctggtttgtcgtcccttcagatgacgcaccccaaaagtcgctggagaggcgtgttagcttagctcaattggtagagccctggaccggtaatccagaagatgtgggttcgatccctacagctagctaaccttttcagtgactttcgtctTTCACTGTTGTGGTGTTTGCATTCGTACGACAACGTAGTTTCCAGTCATGTATGTTCTTATTCAGTGTGAGAACGAGACGGATAAGCATATAGTGGACCGTGAGACGGTTTCAAACTTCAATCCGCTAGACATAGATGACTTCGATAAGCACCGGTTGTACGAAGCCTTTTGGGAGGGTGACGAAAAGACTGAACCTGGATGATGTCGTGAGCCTTGCCAAATTCCAGCTCCGGATGTACAAGCACTGCTATCTCTTCTCAAGGAGCAGCAGAGCCACATGGTGAAACAGCATGACGTCCTCGTCCGCCTGTTGAATTCTACGCTGAGCGCTGTGCCTTCCCGCCGCGATGCCTGTATGCCCGACTCCTTTGATGGCCATACCCAAAGTGCCGATACTTGGTTGCTCCACTATGAACGCTCTTGTGATCAGAATGGCTGGCTCACGGATGACGCGAAGATAGACAATCTTCACAACGTTCTCACGGGTTCCGCTAAGAAGTGGTACGACTTCCGGATCGTTGCGAAGAAGGATCCGAAGTGGGCGTCTTGGCGGGAAAGTCTTCTCCTCGCATTTGGAGAAAACTTGACGCAGAAATGGAGCGAAGCTATAGAGTACACCTTCCGCACTGGATCGCTTCCAGAATATTTCTTTGAGAAGGTTAGGCTTCTGCGCTGTGCTGAACCGACCTTACCGGACGAGTCCGTCGTGGCCTTAATTCTACACGGCCTCCCGAACGACCTACGACGTCTGGCCCAGATTCGTGGACCTCTCAACACTGAAGAGCTGCTTTCGTGCTTCCGAGAGCATTCCCAAAACTGGAAAACGATTTATTCTCACGCGCCTCCGTCGTTCTCCTCCATGTAGGGCACTACACTACAATGCGCACATATTGCGCATGGCAGGTGAGTATCCTTGACATTCACCGTTTTACAGGGTGTCACTGCCGTACAATGAAACTTTCGTTTTGCGAACATTGCAGAGACTGAAGAGGAAATGCTTGCGTGGCGGAGGAACCGGTGCAAACAACAGCGGAAACCACGTGAGGGAGCTGTCCTGCCACCTAAGAAGAAGGCAAGTCTGCTGGAAGTTTGTTCTCAGAGTGTGCAGTTCGTCGCCCACACTTTGTTATACCTACATTGTGATAAAAGCTGTTACTGCGAGATATTTTCATTCTACCTACTCCAAAACCTAAAGCGTATATCCTATATGTCTGTCCAGGCTAAGGTTGATAAACAGGCCAGAGAGAAGGCGAAAAGGTCAGCAGCAGAAGAAATACTTTCGGCTGCAGGATTCCGGGAGGACAGGTGGAGCAGGGTACACAAACAAAGACGTGCAGAGGATGGTGAAAGGGTGTACCAGGACGATGAAGCGTTCAAGAAACTTAAAGCGAAAATCAAGCGCTTGAAGGCAGAGCTATGCGCAGTGAGAAGCAGAAATGACAAACTCCAGGATGCACTCTACTCAAAGATATTTCAGACAGGTAAGGAATAGCACTACCATGCTGTTACAAAATTATTTAACTTCTTCTTTGCCCTTGATCCATATTATATACCAGTGAGCTCAGTCAGCCATTACACTATTGGAAAGACTAATGTTTGTCGTGGTTCCCACTATCTAGAAGCATTGAAAACAGCATCGGGTCCATCCAGCCCCATACCAGAGGAGTCAATGGAGCCACCTGAAGTTGTCTTCCCCCCTTCACCCACAGTAACAGCTGCAGTATCTCTGTTACCTGGTAATATTGTCCATGCTCTCTTGTTGCCGTGTCGGGATTCCTTGTGTAGCCTATACAAGGTGTTTGCTCTACCGTGTCCAGAAATtctatttaaagcgagcgataaaagaaaagcaagcggtacttttctgctccttgagtaagaaacaggtactgctgcACTAGTAACaactgtttcttagtcaagtagctgaaaagtagtaCTCGTTTCTGTGTTATCACtcgctttaaatacaatttctggacacgttagagcaaacaccctgtatattcctacacatagtcacttggagCAAAATGTGGTGAAACTCTCAGAATTTGGTGCTAGTTTTTGTGCAGAAGTTATGTTATTGCTGTTGCTACATTGGACGCGCCTCACAATATTTCTTTGTGACCCACAGCATTGCCTGGCACGCAGGAAAATGGAGTTGAGTTTGTGGCCTCTGACTCATTTGCCTTACTGTCTCGTAAGTTTTCCACGTCATAGTTTGTCCTACATCAAGCTTTGGTTATGTGATGTAATGCATGAAATTAGATCTAATTCTCGAAATATCATTTCAGCCAACTCTTGTATCAGGCCCTGTCTGTGCAGCCAGTTTTCTATCAGTGCATGTAGAAACACTTATTCTGGAATGGTCTGGCAGAGCCTCGCTCAAAGCTTAACTTGCCAAATTCTGAAATTTTTCCTAACAATCCACAGCACTGATCGGCACGCAGGAAAGTGGACCAGGGACTGCAAGTCCCACTGCAGCTGCAACTACCTTGCCATGTTGTAAGATAGCGTGTTTTTACCTACGTCACATGTCATACTTTCTCTGTGTAATCTAATCGGTAAAACGTATAGCCATTCAAAAGGAACTGCTGGTGCGAATTGAGTCCCCATTTTATTAACTTCAGGTCTGAGATGTTGCTCGTAAGATCGAAAAGCTCTGTGCTGTGGGCTCCATTCTGACCATGGCACCTTTCAACTACTTGATTTCATTGATTACTTGTTCTACGGCTTCACGTTGTGTTCATCTCCACTGGTTGCACCTAATCTGCTTCAAGTTTTTCTGTGCGACTTGCATGTATATTGTCTGTGAAGACACAAAATCACCTATGTTCGAATCAGTTGGCACTGCTTTCATCAATGCAATCGTTTTAACAATGTTTTTCTATTATCTGCAGCATTGCCTGCCACCAATTACATGTTGCTGCAGCCTGCACCTCTGACATCAGGAGTGGTTCCTCCGGCAACCGGTAAGACTTGCCTCTTCCCTATCCGCCATGTTAGGCTTTCGCTAAGCAGTTTGTCATATCATGGAAGTTCTTAGCAGGACTTTTCTGAAATGTTGAAACTTGTGACTTATTTAACTCCTTACCGTTGTCACTGCAACCCTCATGTTGCAGACTTTTTAACTCTTTTTCATGTGATAACATCAGTGACTACCACGCAGGGGTGGACAGCATCTGCGGGAGTGCCACTGGCACCTTTGGAACCTTGTAAGTTTGTAAACTCTGTTGTGCGTCAAGGATTTCAGGTGCACAACTCCCTTGGAGGCTGGTTGATGTCTTGAATAGAGTTATAGTAAAACCTCGTCAATACACTCCTGGCAGGGATGCAGATTTGTAAATCCATGGCATCCTTTTTTTTAGAGTCTGTGTGCCTTTTGTTCATTCCAAGTGATGTCCAACGGCAATATTTCTTCAAATTTCTGGAATGGTACTTGGTTTTTCAGGCAGACACTTGTACCATTGTCTCTTTCGCACATGAAATTAATTTCAGTGGAATTCCAAAAACACCCTGTGTCTGCGAGACTATCCCTTTAAGTGGCACTGAATGTATGGGGTTCAACGGCAGCGATGTCGAGGAATCATTGTTACAAGTTATATGCGGAACTGCTGTTTAAACGGGTACATCTTAAtgatgttttatttatttatttgaataaTTTGAGAAATGGGAAAGATAATTGTAACTTACTGGAGATATCTTTGTAGGTGAATCCCAACCACCAGCTCCCCGTTCCACAAAAGGTAGTATTTTGTTGAAAGTGTAGAGCTTGTTTCATGTCTAATGGCATCTTTCCTTCTGCAGCAAAATGGGCACCACCAGAGACTGAGCCAGTACTCACGGAGGATGGTCAGGTATGTAATGCGTGTGTGCATCAACGATGCAATTTTCCAATTCATGGCTTAGTTGCTAAACAGGATATTCTGCTTACACGTTAGCTTGATGAGGATGCTCCACTGATGCGTTCCTTCGGGGTGGTCTTGTACGCTACCACCCCAACAGCAACGGCATTTGATTTTCCTTGTCTCCATCATTTAACTTAAAAATACTTCAAAATTAATTAGAACAACACAGCTACACCTTTCCACTAATCACTTAGTTGGGAACCGTCTTGTGAATGTAATTGCAGTTGAGTTTTGAAATCACCCTGCTGGCACGAAACTGTCCATTTAAAGTGGCCCTAAAGGGTCGGAATTCAATCAGCAAACTTTCCAGTCTTGAGTAAAATTGGGCGTAAAATTTGCATTATTTCCGTATTGTGCGCTGCATCCAAATTTGTATGTTGTGTGCAGTGACTGGTTGAAAAGATTCGTCATAATGAGGTCAACCTAATGTGACTCTTTTTGCTGTGGTGCATTGTACTTGGGCAAGAAATATATGGCCGTGTTCTATTCTTGTTTATGGCCACTTCAATTAAGTGCCAGGACAGACTACCTTTCTTGTCCTCGATTTCTGTTCCCCTTTTCCCGTATTGAAAGGCACATAAATTGCTGCATTGTTGGTCATGCCATACCTTGTGGACGTTCTCCGTAAAATTTGTGTAATCTATTTGCAGGTGAATCTTGGCCCTGGTGTGTACCTTGCACGCGAAACCTGGGGCATGCTTATGGATCAGCCTGCTGACGCTGCGTTTTGCAAGCGTCTTGCTGTAGCCTTGTGGGGAAACGAGACGCTTCCAAAACGAAGTGTAACTGGCCGGCAGTTCAACAAGGACATTTCAAAGGGCAAGACGGCAGTGTATCCGCCACTGTCCCCCACGAAGCTCACCTGCATGTCGTGTGAGTACAGAAAGTGTGTGAATTGCCTTGAATGTTTTGAGTTTCCCTCTGATATGCAATACACAGCTAGCTGTGTCCTGTGTTTTGCTTACTTCATATTGCATTAAAGCTTAGTTTTCAAATTTGGTGTTCGAAACATCATTGGCATGTTTCAACCATGCACCGAAGATGTGTACATGTATAAGTAACAATTACTAAAGCCTTGCGATTTCGCGAAATTAAGCTAGTGGGACTTGGGATACGCAGCAGAATTTGAAGTTTGGAAATTGTTGGGAGGTTCAGTGGTAAATGGAGCAGCTTTCATCGCATTATGACCTTCCCAGTTATGCACAAATATTAGTTTTCTATTGATCGAAGAGCAGAGAATTGGACGTGGTGTTCCTCAACTGATTGGATTTTTCAAACAGGCTTGCAATCAATGTTTCTAAAGCAGGCCTCACCAAACGTACACAGGAATTGCAGAAAGCTACCTTTACAGGACTGTTGTAGCTGGTCAAGTTATACTTTGCATGCAATGGCTCAGCCGCATTTTTAAAATGATGTCCTTGCGTGATCGGTATCAGTTCTCTAACGGAATCAATTTGCTTGCTTTCGCCATGGAAAATTGTAGAAGTTAGGAACCCCTGCTGCAGAAGTTGCAGTAGAAAACGAGACGCATTAACCACTGCACTAATGCTGTTTTGTGCCGTCAGGACAGTGGTAGGATATGCTATGTGCCTATATCCCTGTATTGACCTTTTCAGCTGCCTTTTGGTATTTCCTGAAGCAGAAGGGGTGCAGTCAACAGGAAGCACCGAAGCGACACCAACAGCAGCCGAGGTACTTGGCGCAGAAGTGCTCTGACCTGCGGCGCTAGCATGGTAATGTCAGATGCCAGCATATATGTTAATTCCCTGGTTTCTCGCTCTTGCCAATGTTGTTCTACCATGCGCAGGTTCAGAAGAGGGAGCAGCGTGCCTCCTTGGTTTCTGCCATACAAGTTTTAAAGTACCATAAAATAAAGTGCAGGTGCTATAGACACTTTG includes these proteins:
- the LOC135381797 gene encoding BEN domain-containing protein 5-like translates to MAETEEEMLAWRRNRCKQQRKPREGAVLPPKKKAKVDKQAREKAKRSAAEEILSAAGFREDRWSRVHKQRRAEDGERVYQDDEAFKKLKAKIKRLKAELCAVRSRNDKLQDALYSKIFQTALPGTQENGVEFVASDSFALLSPLPATNYMLLQPAPLTSGVVPPATAKWAPPETEPVLTEDGQVNLGPGVYLARETWGMLMDQPADAAFCKRLAVALWGNETLPKRSVTGRQFNKDISKGKTAVYPPLSPTKLTCMSSAFWYFLKQKGCSQQEAPKRHQQQPRYLAQKCSDLRR